The genomic stretch taaaagaaattcgggttactaataatcaggagacgaaaataaaatactttggagaatgatggtaaagcagcaaatagttttgtatttcaataAGTTCCCAATAGTactccgtgtccttacaaatgatgatacttcttccttttataggtaattctaggtaaaggaatgaagcctcagctttaatgatataattatgagtaataaatgatattaaataagccgttatacaatcattcctattaaataccaattttctaacgtatcaggtatttaataatgaatttggactcctttctgtcatcagatctttgtctttaatgccttctaatccgttggctttAAATGACTTGAATTAatacgagactcgtatctgcacttcgtctcgtgcctatttaaattcctcttcccgtggttgtctccatccgtgcctcttagtcaattgttgcgctttgaccatttaaccaaaccacgtgtcatgccacgtcatctttaatataaactcaatTTTTTTCCAATACAATAATAGAGATCTTATATGGGAAAACCCTAAATCCTTATCTAGAAGCTATAATAGACCTTGGATGATAGGATGTGATTTTAATGACATTATAAGTAGTAATGAAAAATTTGGAGGAAGACCTATGAAATCGTCTAGGTCATCCAAAATATGGAAATATATCAATAATTGCAATCTAATCGACCTAGGATTTAAAGGTTGTAAGTTTACAATGTCTAATCATAGGAAAAAAAAAGAGGCTTACTAATGGAAAGATTAGACCGAATTTTAGCCAATGAGGAATGATTAAAAAATTTTCCTAATGCCACAATCACCCATCTACCAAAAATATACTCGGGTCATAATCCTATTTTAGTAAAGCTTAACAATGGTTTTAATTACACCCATAAGCCTTTTAGATTGGAAAATATTTGGTGCACTCACCCCGATTTTGTTAATGTAGTAGCTTCCAATTGGAATAATAAGGAGTTACTGGAAGCTACTAAATCCTTCACTAAGAATATTAAAGTATggggaaaaaaaatacttttggaagCATCTTTAGAAATAAACAAAAGCTACTGGATCGATTAAAAGGGATCCAAAACTCCTCCCACTATCGCCAAAGTCCTTTCCTACAAAACTTAGAGGAATCCATCATTAAGGACTATAACAATATCTTAAAATTAGAAGAGGACTACTGAAAGCTTAGGTCCCGGATAAATTGGCTTAACGAGGGTGATGCCAATACACAATTTTTTCACATCTCAGCTTCCAATAGAAAAAGGCAAAACCACATTAGTTTTTTTAAGAATAATGAAGGAAAATGGATCGATAACCAACAAGATATATTAGATCATACTCTTGCCCATTTTATCACTATTTTCACTACTAATCATGAGGTTACTAGTTGGTCTAGCATAAAACAAAGCCCCTCTAGCTTTGAAAATATTAACCTTCTTGAATTAGACAAACAATTGCTAGATAGTGAAATAAATTCAGCTATTCACTCCTTTAAACCCTTTAAATCCTCAGTCCTGATGGTTtgcatctttttttttctatcaAAAATATTAGAACATTATAGGAAAGTCTGTGAGGAATTTTTGTCATAAAGGTTTTGAGAAAAGCACAATTCCTCCAGAAATCAATTCTACTTATCTTTGCTTAATTCCTAAATTCCCCAATGCCAATAACCTCATTTGCCCCATAAGCTTATGCAATACCATCTACTAAATAATAGCAAAAATAATAGCCAATAGACTCAAACCCTTCCTCGATAAACTCATCAATCCTACCCAATCTAGCTTTATAAAAAATAGAAGGGCTAGTGACAATGTCATTCTTATCCAAGAACTTATCCATCAGTTCCAAAAATATAAAGGAAAGTCTGATAATATGTTAATCAAGATTGATCTAGAAAACGTATTTGACAAGTTAGAATGGTCTCTCGTCTATAGAGTCctcctttattttaaatttcctACCAAATTCTCCCAATTAATCATGTCTTGTATAACTACTTCATCTACAACAGTTCTAGTGAATGGAACCAAAACTAATTTCTTTTATCCAAGTAGTGGAATCAGGCAAGGGGACCCCATGTCCCCTTACATTTTTATTTTATGCATGAAAATGCTATCAAGATATATTAACTACCAAGTGGACATTAGGAAATGGGATTCCATCAACCTTAGTTATAACTGTCCTCACTCGTCTCACTTATTCTTCGCGGATGACCTAGTCCTTATTGGTAAAGCAAATACCAAAACAAGTGCCACTATTCTATTAGCTCTTAACCACTTATGTGAAATTTTGGGACAATCTATAAATTATAAGAAGTCCAgaattattttttgaaagaacTACAATACCATCGCCACTACTAATATCTTCTCTTACCTACGCATAAAAAGCTATAAATCCTTTGGTAAATATTTAGGATTCCCAATAATTGATAGTAATCCTAATCACAAGGACTACCAACACATTATTGATAATATGAGAACAAAGCTTTCTGGCTGGAAAACTAACATCTTAAATTTAGCTGGTAGGGCCAGCCTAATTTCCTCAACACTATCTAGCCAGCTAACATATTACATGCAATATACACTATTACCCTCCAAAACAATTAAAGCAATCGACCAAATACAAAGGAATTTTCTGTGGGgtacaaacaacacaaagaaAATTGCACCTAATTAGTTGGGACTTGGTAACTAAGAAGAAAGATCAAGGTGAGTTGGGTTTAAGGAAAGCTAGAACAAAAAATTAAGCCCTCCTAGCCACCCTAGCATGGAGATTAGCCAATAATTCCATGAGTTTGTGGGCTAAAAATCTAATAACAAAATATTCTTCTAGACCTAGTCAAAATGCCTCCTTCGTTTGGAAAAAGTATTATCAAAAGATGGACAAGTTGCCAACAAGGTATGACATGGTCTACCCACAACTCTTCTTCTCTTAATATTTGGGAAAATAAGTGGATACCAAAATCAAATAACCTTAGAAGTTATGTGATATGTCCCCGACCAAACAAGAATCTTCCCTCATATTAGTAACATTAGAACTAATAACAATTGGAATCTCAATGAAATCTCCTTCAATATCCATCTGAAGATCcaccaaaaaattatttttacctTTGTACCCCCAGATAGTAACAAAGACACCCTAATATGGACATCAATAAAGATGGTTCTTTCTCTACAAAATTTTGTTATGATCTTATAGAAAATAACTTGCTCATATCAGTAAATTGTAATTAGATATGGAAGTTGcattttcctaaaaaaataaaatattttctatgGCTACGCTTCCATAATAGATTACCCTGTAAAAACTACCTAGCTCATATAAGTATGAATATCAATGAACAATGCACAATATGTCGCAAAGAGCCTTAAATAATTGACCATATTTTTCTTAATTGCTCTATTGCTCAAATCCTTTGGAACTAATTAGGCATTAGCACAACAAACTTCCAACTAAACAGGGACAATTGGCTATCATACCTTCATAATAAAAACCCTCCCCTAACCAATAGACTTCTTTCATGGTACAACTTATTTCCATTCATGCATTATATGGAATTTATggctaaatagaaataataataatataaacaACAACTCTAACACTATCTCCTTAAAATGAATCATGAACTAGGTCATTGAATATAAGTTACTAACGGAGTGTGAATCCAATTGGGATaggaaaattgaaataaaattctAATGGATTCCTCCTCGTCCAGTTTGGTACAAACTAAACATTGACGGAGCCTTTAATAGAAATGATGCTACTGGAGGCCTATGAGGTGTTTTTACGAATCAAAAGGGAGATTGAACTTTAGGATTCACTATGAAATTAATTTCAAGAGCTCCAATCCACATGTAACTCATGGCCCTCTACCAAGGGCTACTTATTACAAAAGAAAGGAGCTTATTTCATTTGGAAATAGAAACGGATGCCACACAGGTAATTGAATTTATCAAAGAGGGATGCATAACTTATGACTCTATTATTTACTCATGCAGGTTGCTTTTATCCCAAATGGGCACGGTGGTGATACAGTATAATTTCAGGCAAGAAAATGAAGTAGCCCACCTCTTGGCAAAACATGCAAAAAATCTTACTACCTTCAATAATGTAGaacttttgtatttttctctACCCTTTGTCATGGCCAGGATGCTGGCGGATGAGGGTAGAAATGTTTATGTAAGGACTGTCTCCATTGCTACTTGTAGCCATCTAGCAAGAATTGGTAATCAGCATGCCATGCATGGATTATCAACCACTAGTAATAATCCCCAGGATCATATCGTTTGTAACCCCTAGTTCTATTTCTATGAAATAAATGTCCAGTTTATCAAAAAAAATGTAAAGGGCAAATTCAATAAAAACCTTAGAATAGGAAGGGAGAAATGTCTATAGCTTAAAAATTGAGAAGGATTTTGTTTTTTCAAATAAAGTTGGAGGGGTAACATGATTTTCACACAGCTTAAATCGATGGACCTAAACTCCAAACCAAAATCCATTTTTTGTTTAAATCTTCGGATTATGGATTTAATTGTTAAAGTTTTTGAATTTCAGATTGGATGTTGGATGTGATATTTGGAATTTTTGGATATTTTATATTTAGTCCATTATCCATATACAATATAAAAAGTCCAATATCCCACCCATTAATCCAAAATCAAACTTAAAAAATCCCATCCAATCCAAGCTTATTTGGATTGGATTTGGCTTGTCatttctttaattggaaaactaaGAATTCAAACCagaattttcatttcattttggACCCCGCACAGAGAAAAAGCTTAGTTCATCGGGCTGGCAAGTTTTTACAATGCATTGGTAAgcttgaaggggagccttggtgCAAGATAAAGTTGCTGCCATATAGCTAGAAGGTCACATGTTTAAGCAACGAAAACAATAGGCTGCATATAATAAGCCCAATATAGTCCGACCCTTTTCCAACCCATTGCCATATAGTAGGAATTTAGTATATCAACCTGCCTTTTATACGGAATTGTTTGGCTTAATTCTAAGAATGCTCATTTTGTGAAATTGTATTACTTTACTTTTTCAGGTTGAATGCCAAAGAAATGTTGGAACTTTTGAGAGGAAAGCTATTACTGTATGTTGGTGACTCTTTGAACAAGAATATCTGGGAATCAATGGTTTGTCTACTAAGAAATTCTGTTGAATACAAGAACAGAGTTCTTGAGGCATTTGGAAGAGAAGATTTCAACGAAGAGGGTGCTTATTCAAGACAATTGACAATATTATTTCATGGATTCATTGATGATCATACAAAATATGGTAAAGGGATTTATATAAAAGTACAATCTGTAACTGCTTTGTTCTACTTAATTCTTACCCGCTACTAATATTTATTATATTGATTGCGGTTACTTGGATAATGTGTAACGATTATGGTAATAATAGCTAATCGCGCATAATCAAGGATTATATCGATTTCTTTCCATATTCGTGACTATTAATGAGTCTTCCTTCCTCATagtctttaattaattaattaattgtgcATCCCGCGCCTATCTCTTCTTTTCTAGTTATCGGATGTGGCTTCTCTGTAAACAATCCCGTAGGTGTTTTGCCTACGCCTCTCCtaaccttcttctttttttctttttttttttggtggaaATAAATTTTATTATTCAATCCTCCAAACCCAGAACATTTACAATGTGATATATCCATTTCCCATCCCTTCCTACATCTCTATCCAAACCCAAAACAGTTACATTTTCTAACTCTCTATTTTGATACAATTCTAGTCAATATCTACTACCTCTCTATTCAATCATACAGTTCCAGTCGATAACTATTTGTATAAGTCCTCTATCCAACTAGTCTCCTTCTATAGTTTCTTTCCCGTATAGCTTCTAGGCATCTGTATTTACAAGTATACCGTATTTGCTCCAGCACCTTGTGAGGTCGTGTCACTTTCATCAGCCAAACTGCTTCATTCCTGGCCCTCCAAATGTAGTATATAACTGCTGCCAGCACTGCTTGTGTGAATGCTCTTCCTATTTTTCCTTTTGCTGCTCTTGACATTCTTCTCTATAAGCCCGTCACCTCTGTGTTTCTTATATTCATCCCAAGCCATTTAAAGACTTCTTCCAAGCACATCTTTGAGAATGTGCAATCAAAAAATATATGATCGATTGATTCTGTGTGACCATTACATAGCATACTCTCACTGTCTTGCGTGATCCCCATTCTTAGTGTTCTATCTTTCGTTAATAGCCTTCTTCGCATTGCAAGCCAACAAATAAAGCTATGCTTTGGATTATTCATTTTGTTCCACACCCATCTTCTCCAAGTCCATGGTTCCATTTCCCCCTTTGCCACTGATACCCACTTTTAATTGAGTATTTACCATTCTTGCTCTGCCATCCATTCTCAACATATCCTGCTGCATATCTATCTTTTATAGCACATATTTTCCTCCAATACCAACAACAATCCTGTGGAGGAATGTAGCTCCACCAATCACTCCCTTTCAAGTATATATGATTCACCCATTTCACCCATAGAGTGTCTGCTTTACTTGCTATATGCCATACATATTTTGCTACCGCTGCTTCACTCTCCTAACCttcattcttctttatttctcTGACTCTTATGCCACATGTCAGCACATCATTAGTCTACGTGGCGAGTCTATTTCTGCATTGCTGGGAAGCAAAAGTTTTGGATATTAACAGTCTAAAGATGAAGGTAATGTGGTGGTGCATCTAAATTGCTGGATTGACAAGTCTATTAGGCAAATGGTGCAATGATCGGTAACAAATAATTGAAAAGGCttttgaaaaaggaaaatgacATACATAGTGAGGTACAAATTTAGTTTCAATAATTCATTGTATCAATCTGCTGATCCATTGTTGAATGTTGTGCAGGACTATAATTGTTCACTGGAGTTTGTGCGTTCGACTTTTCTGGAACTTAAGAGGCGAAGAAAGGGAACCTCGGCAACCCAGAGATCGCGGAGTCCGCGCCTGTACTGAAAGTGAAGaagctttcttcttcttttagtcTAGCATGCCCGCCTTTAGCAGACATTGCGTTTAATTTTACATACAAAGGAGCCTGAGACTCTTCCGTTTTATAACATAACAGAATCTAATATATAATCTAGCAAAATCCAGATCTTAGCAAAAAATTACATGCAAAAAGCTGCCTCTTTGTACAGATTGTTCAATGCTACGTACAGAAAATATAAACACAAAATTGTTTTTGTTTAATAAAGGGGCTGCGCCTGATCTCTCGTTTTCTAACAGGTTGCCTACGTACCCCGGGCTAAGCTTTATGGGGATCAAGCCCCAACGTAGTTCTTTACATTAATATAATTCTTTACATCTGTATAATTCTTAGCAAAACTGATAATCAGCATCCTTCTAGTAGCTTCCTTCTTTTGTTGGATCTGTAATTCAATAACTTCATTGGTTTCAGCTTATCCATCTCTGTACTATTGCAAATATCATCAATCAATTGATCAGTTTCACCGACACAGATACCGAATAAACAAAAGTGggttgagttcctttttccttgTCTGCTTCTGCTCACGAACAACAACATTATCATCAGATGAAAGAAATGGATGCTTCAATAACATATCAGCAGTCCATCGCGATCTCGACTCCTTAACAAGACACTTTCTCAGAAAATCTTCCGCCACTTTTGACAATCTTTTGTTCTGCAAATTCGGTGATCCCATTCCAATTTTGCACAATAGATAAACAACGTTGTCAGCTTCACTGCAATCCCACACTGTCTTCCCTGTAACCATCTCAAAGACAGTGCACCCGAAAGCCCAAATATCGGCTTCAGGTCCGTACTCGTTATCAAGAACTGATTCTGGCGCCATGTACATAGGTGTTCCCTTGAGtcctctctttcttttctgactCTTCACTCCAACCTTCTTCGCGAACCCGAAATCAGCAATCTTGGCTACTCTTTCAGTCCCCACAAGAAGAATGTTATCTGGTTTAATATCAAGGTGAACGAAACCTCTTCCGTGAATATCACTTAGCCCCAACAGAATCGATTTTGCGTACTGCTTTACCTCAAAATCTCGCAACCCTTGCCTTGAATTTTGACCAATCCGATCAGCTAAACTTCCACCAGACGCGTACTCGAGCAACATGTTGTACAATATCTTCCCATCTTCTTCAGTAACATCAGCTCCGAAACATCGAATAACATGATCACAATCTTGAAACTCGTGTAGTAATTCTCTCTCTTTCTGTAACGACTTTGAACGCGAAAACAAGGCAGATTTTACTGCGATTGTCGACGGAACATCGACGGAGGAGTTTGTTGTCGTTGCTAAAGTGACGATACCAAAGCTGCCATTTCCTATGGTTTTGCCTCTCGTCCACAATATTGGATCGCTAATCGCCGCCATTGAATCAATTTTTTTCTTGCTCTCAATAGTAAGTAATAACttggtttttgtttttgttttggtaACGTTCTGATGTTGCTTTACTTATATATAAGAGTAAGTTAATTAGTTTTCCTTTTTCCTATTTACATATGATTACGTGTTTCTTGAGTTACAAGGTCTTTAGGGCCGACAAACTAGAGTTGTAAAGTTTCCATAATTTGTTTCTTTTCactttttccttaattaattaacaaattatatatttaccACTTTTCCAAGTAATCTTACTAATTGATAGGTACTATATTTTTGGGTAACCCTAGCCAGTTTCTATTTCTTTTTAGAAAAAAACTATAAGTACTAGacataattttgtttaattaatttttaagttATGTAATAGTAGGTGTATAATTTTTATTTACATTATCAGTATACAAATAAACTCTTTATTTTGTTAGGCAGGACTTGAACTTGATCCACGAATTAATTCGAAGTATTTTCAAGCATATAtgtgtattggtcaaaatctgaccacttCGATTAGGGCGGTCACGACCACATTTTTGCCACCGGGTAAGAAGCCAATAGAGTCAATCCAAACCCTCTTTTAAGACATTCCACTCAACAACTAGGAGACCTTACGACCCCAAGCACGCCAAGGTCGCGACAAGGGTAAGAGGGTTTTTCGactatatatacaagtgcaagtaAGCCccaaagagggggggggggaggattCCTCGCAAAATAAAGAGATGAACAGAACTCCACCggaaaggggaagaaaagagggCTTTCCGTATGAAGAAGAAGGAGTGAGCTCAATCCTTGTACCTCGAAAAGGGCAAAACAATTGTAATTCTTCTTCCCCCCTCTACGGAGAGGGAAGGCTGCGCTCAATTTTGAATAAGATCTTTTGGTGCTCTACACATCTAATTTGCAATTGCTGTCATTCAATCTTTCGATCGGGtattaattaagtttgactacgatttaccccttcatatttgattgatttgcttaaaaagagttaaaaatcttttgagtcaaacaatttggtaccgtctgtggggatttcctaGTGAGAACTCCTAGTTTTTCCTGGATCGGAGCTAAGAAACACGAGAAGAGAGCCCAACTCACACTAGATTTGGAGGCATCACGCTGagggaaaagaaatcaaataGATTCGCGAGGTTGGGAACTCCCCACTCTATCGGCTTTGAATATCTCGGACATGGCGAAAGGTGCTGCAATCTAGTTTCTCCCCTTCTCTTAATGTCGCCGGGAAGAGGCAAGGAATATCTCATCCTCATCCCCTATACTCCGTCAAACCGGGTATACGAAACCCATGTGAGCAAACGAACACAGGGGTACCTAGACTGAGGAACCAAAAATCATTTCGGCACAGCCGAAACCCTCCCGGTGACGGCGTCTTAAAAAAAAGGGCCAAAATCGAATGAGAAACTGCAGCACGCGCGCAACGCAAACCTGTGCAAAATATTAACACCTTGTGTCCGTGGCGTTGAACCATCTGACGCGAGCAATGCTGACCAAACTGGGACTTCTGCGAAAAGTAtttgccatcaaagtaaaagcaggattcgacctcattcgaatcacgatggttgttatttcgatgagttcgaaataacacccttaaggctaagggccttcgccatcaaagtaaaagcaagattcgaccttgttcgaatcacgacgggttgttatttcgataagttcgaaataacacccttaagtctaagggccttcgccatcaaagtaaaagtaggattcgacctcgttcgaatcacgatgggttgttatttcgataagttcggaataacacccttaaggctaagggccttcgctatcaaagtaaaagcaggattcgaccttgttcgaatcacggcgggttgttatttcgataagtttggaaTAATActcttaaggctaagggccttcgccatcaaagtaaaagcaggattcgacctcgttcgaatcacgacgagttgttatttagataagttcggaataacacccttaaggctaagggccttcgccatcaaagtaaaagcaggattcgatcTGGCTTGAATCATGATGGGTTATTATTTTggtatgttcgaaataacacccttaaggccaagggcctttgtcaTCTGAAGAGAAAAGACCGAGACTCGTCAAACAAGCTCCCGTCTTGCGCCAAGGCCGCATAATTAATAACAAAAATTGAGATATAGGCAAATGACAAAGAACTCTTTATTATTAAAAGGTCATGAGTTCCAAAGTTCCAAAAGTCATGAAACTAAGGGAACTATTAAATAGACGAATTTGAATTAGACTAGTTCCAAATTCTGCATATAATGGTATCTACTATTACTGACTCTAATCCAcatgggcatgatatctaacattgaatTTGAATGGAACGACTCAAAATTATTTaagaacccctataggcatgatttctatgcgttACTAATTTCAGCATGCTACTGGGTTATAACCAATTGGGCCCTAAAGAAATATGATATCTAAACGGTGACAAATGTGCAGAATTTTAGAtaatccctataggcaggttatctagatatGATGTTGAATAAGTAAgttctatagacatggtttctaaatgtaaTGTGAATATGCAGAATTGGAGCAGTCTtgtaggcatgttttctaaatgcgaTTTGAACAAGTAGGGaatgcagtcctataggcatgttttctaaatatGATTTGAACAAGTAGGGAATGTAGTCATATATGTATGTTTTCTAAATGCAATTTGAACAAGTAGGGAATAtagtcttataggcatgttttctacccttgagcatgcataatttcccaaccctttttttcactagccatccccaaatgttcattacaaattattacaaagaaGGATtaataaattacatcagaaaaagcacaaagaaaagttacaaccagaggaagcctgattcttgacttcctctctgagttatgagataaaccaactcaaaataccattggtccaaagcctttctcagccttgagtgtgtcagagttccctaagggcctcaataggaccccgggcagtgctcacacccaagttccataaccagaatagggacaagtgcagtgtggaaatgccagccctcatgtgtccaagttcagagggagctcatggatccCAAGGCAAGGTTTACatgaggggggggggggcagaacttaagtctaagaagagagtgaaaAGTGCAGAAACTGAGTTCTAAGAACTAAGGGAATAAGTAGAGGGAAAGGGTGAGGGGAGTCAGCTATTAACACTTTAAAGAATTGataacttcacacaaaggggCAGGGGATTGGGAATCCATTGTAAGGGGGACTATATACTTAGCCATGGGTTAATTTTGGGCATGTACAACAATATGGAGTGCACacgatttgtttgggttaactcATTGAGAGGGGTTCTCAGGGGTTGTAGAAGGGATGGGGGTAACATAACCAACAACTTTAAgtctttcatacaattggtcaaTAGATTCAACAATGGCTGTGTATTGtttaggaggtctgcggtcaaaatttggtcgaggtctagggaagttttggcgtgcgggaggtgattggtagttggatggttgagtattgtaggcttggtaaacatgtgtggggttgggaatatctgggtggagtaggctgatatgtgggaggcggaggtgattgataagtgggtggtggagtttggtaggaggctgatatgtgggaggcggATTCTcccgtctttccctactccaaccagcttgtcacagtatgttctcaaatagacccttggatcccctgtaccatcaaacattttgaactttggaggtttgtacccctcgggtagttcgacatcgggttgtatgcaaagatattcatagttcagcccctcaattcccttgcttctttcaatgccttgaatccggctagtcaacttcttaagttTCTCAGCCAAGTGCCTGATGAGCAGGTCTttttcatcagactcgggtgtgtttgAGATGTATTGGGTGGAATGTGGTATAGTCTCCACATAGATAGGGGTATTATGgtgggtg from Nicotiana sylvestris chromosome 12, ASM39365v2, whole genome shotgun sequence encodes the following:
- the LOC104239529 gene encoding mitogen-activated protein kinase kinase kinase 20-like, whose translation is MAAISDPILWTRGKTIGNGSFGIVTLATTTNSSVDVPSTIAVKSALFSRSKSLQKERELLHEFQDCDHVIRCFGADVTEEDGKILYNMLLEYASGGSLADRIGQNSRQGLRDFEVKQYAKSILLGLSDIHGRGFVHLDIKPDNILLVGTERVAKIADFGFAKKVGVKSQKRKRGLKGTPMYMAPESVLDNEYGPEADIWAFGCTVFEMVTGKTVWDCSEADNVVYLLCKIGMGSPNLQNKRLSKVAEDFLRKCLVKESRSRWTADMLLKHPFLSSDDNVVVREQKQTRKKELNPLLFIRYLCR